The genome window CCCAGCACGATGCGGGTGCTGCCCGGCTGCTTCTTCAGCACCCAATCCGCTACGGCCACGCTCACGCGCGCCACATTGTCAACCGTGAATTCCTGCGCGATGATGGCGCGCCAGCCGTCGGTGCCGAATTTGATCTTGGTCATCTGTGCATCGCTCGCTTTCTCTGGAGCGGGCGCGAAAATAGGCGGCTCTCAGGAGCGCGCTCACCGGTAGATCTTCCGGGCGTTCAGCGCCTTCTGGTAGCGGCGCGCATTCACCAGGTGCTGCTCGTAGGTGCGCGCGAAATCGCTGTATCCGCTGAGGTCGGCGCGGGCGCAGAAATAGAGGTACTCGTGCTTGGGCGCGCTGAGCACCGCATCGATGAAGCGCGGCTCAGGCATGTTGATGGGCCCGGGCGGCAGGCCCGCGTAGCGGTAGGTGTTGTAGGGTGAATCCACCTCCTTGTCGCGGTGGAGCACACGCCGCACGGAGTCGAGGCCCAGCGCGAATTTGAGCGTGGGGTCGGCTTGCAAGGGCATGCCGATGCGCATGCGGTTGAGATAGACGCCGGCGATCGTGGGCGCATCGGCCATCTTCACCGTTTCGGCCTGCACGATGCTGGCCAAGGTGCTCGCTTCCGCAGTGGTGAGCTTCAACGCAGCGAGCTGCTCGCGCCGCGTCTCGTTCCAGAACGCTTCGTGCTCCTTGAGCATGCGCGCGATGAATTGCTCGGGCGTGGTGGTCCACCACAACTCGTAGGTGTTGGGCAGGAAGAGGCTGATCATGGTGGCGTCGCTCAGCCCCGCATCGCGTTGCCGGTCAGGGTCAAGGAAGGCCTTCAAGAAGGCTATGGAGTCCGGCTCCAGCGAGCGCCCTAATCGTCCCGACAATTCATGCAGGTGATCCACATTGCTGAAGGTGATGCGCACCGGCTCCTGCTCGCCGGCGTGCAGCATGCGAGCGATGGCGCGCAGGCTCGCACCCTTCTTCACGCGGTAGCGTCCTGGCTTGATGGTGCCGCGCTTCAGCAGGAGCTCCGCAGCGCGCTCATCATGCACGGCCGCGATGCGCTCCAAGCTGTCCATGGCCGTTCGCAGATCGGATCCGGTGGGGATCAAGAGCACGCGGCTCTCGTCCGTGAAGCGCGTCGAGGGGCCCATCACCTCACGCCACGCCACGAAAGCCGCCAACCCTGCCGCCGCCATGAGGACCGCGCCGGCGATGAGCCATTTGCCTTTCCGCTTCGCCATGGATCACATCTCGATGCTGCCTTCGAACACGCGCACGGCCGGACCGATGAGCGCAATGCGCGACCACCCGCCGTTCACGGCCTCCGCTTCAACGCGGAGGTCGCCGCCCCGTGTGCGCACCGCCACTGGCGAAACCGCCTCACGTCGGGCCAGCGCGCTGATCGCGGCCGCCACCACGCCGGTGCCGCAGCTCAAGGTTTCCGCTTCCACGCCGCGCTCGAAGGTGCGCATGCTGATCGCGCCATCCGCCACGCGCACATAGTTCACGTTGGAGCCGCCTGGGCCGCGCCGCTCGTGGTGGGCGCGCAACGGGCCATCCACCATGATCTCCACAGCATCCAGTTCGGGCACGCGCACCACTTCATGCGGCGATCCAGTGTGGATGAAGTCGTGGTCCGCTCCGCTCAGCACCAGCTCCACGTCGCGCAGCGATACGGCCACGAGCCCACCACGCCACTCACCTTCGTGCAGTCCATCGATCGCCATGAACCGAGCGCTGGGCGCCTCGCCGTTCCAACGGCTCCAGGCTGCGAAGGCGCAGCGGCTGCCGTTGCCGCAGAAGCTCTTGCTCGCATCGGGGTTGAAGAATTCCATATGGAAGGCGATGCCCGCTTCGCGTGGCGCTTGGATCAGGATCAGTCCATCGCTTCCGATGCCGAAGTGGCGGTCGCAGAGGAGGCGCACGAGATTGAGATCGTTCGCTGGGAAACTACCCGAACGATCATCGACCAGGATGAAATCGTTGCCGGTGCCGTGCCACTTCTCGAAGGCGATGCGCATGCCGCAAAGATGGTTCGAGGCTGAAGGTTGTTCCTCGGTTGCAGGTTGATTCTGGTTCAGGGTTGACCTTCCCACAACCCCCAACCTGTCATTGCGACCGCTAGGAACGAAGCGGGAAGCAACCCACAACCCTCAACCACAATCAACCTGCAACCTTCAACTCCTCAAACCCTTCCTTTGCCGCATGCCCACTTACCGTGCGCTCGGCATCATGAGCGGAAGCTCCCTCGATGGCCTTGACCTCGCGTTATGCGAGCTGCAGGAGAAGCGCGGTCGCTGGAGCCATTCGTTCATCAAGGCGCGCACGGTGCCCTATCCAACAGCGCTGCGCGACCGGCTGCTGAACGCCATGCACGGCAGCGCGCTGGAGCTTGCGCATCTCGATGCCGACCTCGGCGCATTCATCGGTCAGGCCAGCAAGCGCTTCCTGCGCGGAGAGGAAGCCGAGCTGATCGCTTCGCACGGGCATACCATCTTCCATCGGCCCGAATTGGGCTTCAGCACGCAGATCGGCTCGGGCGCGCGCATCGCGGCCATCACCGGTATCACCACGGTGTGCGACTTCCGAAGTGCCGATATCGCGCTGGGCGGACAAGGCGCGCCGCTGGTGCCGCTGGGGGAGAAGCTGCTGTTCCCGGACTACAGGGCCTTCATCAACGTCGGCGGCATCTGCAACATCAGCTTGCACGGACCGAAGCGCATCATCGGCTACGATGTCTGCATCGGAAACCAAGCGCTCAACTATTTGGCGAACGAGGCGGGCTTGCCCTTTGATGAGAATGGCGAACTGGCGCGGAAGGGCGGCTTCGACGGGGAGCTATTCGTCGAGCTGAAGGGCTCTCCATTCCATGCGAAGCGCCCGCCCAAGTCGATGGGGCGCGAGTACTTCAACGAATGGGTGCTGCCGTTGATTGAGGGCCGTTATCCATCCACATCCACCAAGCTGCGCACCGTCGCCGAGCACATCGCCTACCTGCTGGCCCAGGCCTTGCGCAAAGCCGATGGGCCAGTGCTCGTCACCGGTGGAGGAGCGCACAACGGGTTCCTCATTGAACGGATCCGCCATCATTCCATGGCACCGATCGAAGTGCCGGACAAGCGCACCATCGACTTCAAGGAGGCGCTGGTGTTCGCGTTGTTGGGCGTGCTTCGGATCCGGGGCGAAGCGAACGCGCTGGCCAGCGTGACGGGTGCGAAGCGGGATAGCTCAGGTGGGGCGGTGAATCGGCCCTATTAACAGACGGTTTGAATAACCGTTCCGGCTGCCCGACAACGAGCTTGAGCCCGCCGCTACTTTCGCCCCGACCGATAGGAAATGCGTGATGCCCTTCAGCGCTTCGAGGAGCGCGCCCCCGAGATCGTCTTTGAATGGAACGATGCCCCCACCGGTGCACGCGGCTGGGTGGTGATCAATAGCCTGCGAGGCGGTGCGGCCGGCGGCGGCACCCGCATGCGCAAGGGCCTCGACAAGCGCGAGGTGGAGAGCCTGGCCAAGACCATGGAGGTGAAGTTCAGCGTGTGCGGCCCGGCTATCGGCGGTGCCAAGAGCGGCATCGACTTCGACCCCGCCGACCCGCGCAAGAATGCCGTGCTAGACCGCTGGTACAAGGCCGTGATGCCCCTGCTGAAGACCTACTATGGTACCGGCGGCGACCTGAACGTGGACGAATTGCACGACGTGATCCCGATCACGGAGCGCTATGGCTTGCGCCATCCCCAAGAGGGTGTGGTGAATGGCCATATCGGCACGCAGGAAGAGGTGAAGCTGAAGGCCATCGCCCAGCTGCGCGAAGGCGTGAGCAAGGTGGTGAACGACACGGGCTATGTGCCGGTCGCTGGCAAATACGCCGTGGCCGACATGATCACCGGATGGGGCGTGGCCGAGAGCGTGCGCCATTACTACCGTGTTTATGGCGGCGACCTGAACGGCAAGCGCGTGATCGTGCAGGGCTGGGGCAATGTGGGCGCTGCCGCAGGGTATTACCTCGCCCAACAGGGGGCAAGCATCG of Flavobacteriales bacterium contains these proteins:
- the mltG gene encoding endolytic transglycosylase MltG; translated protein: MAKRKGKWLIAGAVLMAAAGLAAFVAWREVMGPSTRFTDESRVLLIPTGSDLRTAMDSLERIAAVHDERAAELLLKRGTIKPGRYRVKKGASLRAIARMLHAGEQEPVRITFSNVDHLHELSGRLGRSLEPDSIAFLKAFLDPDRQRDAGLSDATMISLFLPNTYELWWTTTPEQFIARMLKEHEAFWNETRREQLAALKLTTAEASTLASIVQAETVKMADAPTIAGVYLNRMRIGMPLQADPTLKFALGLDSVRRVLHRDKEVDSPYNTYRYAGLPPGPINMPEPRFIDAVLSAPKHEYLYFCARADLSGYSDFARTYEQHLVNARRYQKALNARKIYR
- the dapF gene encoding diaminopimelate epimerase yields the protein MRIAFEKWHGTGNDFILVDDRSGSFPANDLNLVRLLCDRHFGIGSDGLILIQAPREAGIAFHMEFFNPDASKSFCGNGSRCAFAAWSRWNGEAPSARFMAIDGLHEGEWRGGLVAVSLRDVELVLSGADHDFIHTGSPHEVVRVPELDAVEIMVDGPLRAHHERRGPGGSNVNYVRVADGAISMRTFERGVEAETLSCGTGVVAAAISALARREAVSPVAVRTRGGDLRVEAEAVNGGWSRIALIGPAVRVFEGSIEM
- a CDS encoding anhydro-N-acetylmuramic acid kinase, with translation MPTYRALGIMSGSSLDGLDLALCELQEKRGRWSHSFIKARTVPYPTALRDRLLNAMHGSALELAHLDADLGAFIGQASKRFLRGEEAELIASHGHTIFHRPELGFSTQIGSGARIAAITGITTVCDFRSADIALGGQGAPLVPLGEKLLFPDYRAFINVGGICNISLHGPKRIIGYDVCIGNQALNYLANEAGLPFDENGELARKGGFDGELFVELKGSPFHAKRPPKSMGREYFNEWVLPLIEGRYPSTSTKLRTVAEHIAYLLAQALRKADGPVLVTGGGAHNGFLIERIRHHSMAPIEVPDKRTIDFKEALVFALLGVLRIRGEANALASVTGAKRDSSGGAVNRPY
- a CDS encoding amino acid dehydrogenase translates to MRDALQRFEERAPEIVFEWNDAPTGARGWVVINSLRGGAAGGGTRMRKGLDKREVESLAKTMEVKFSVCGPAIGGAKSGIDFDPADPRKNAVLDRWYKAVMPLLKTYYGTGGDLNVDELHDVIPITERYGLRHPQEGVVNGHIGTQEEVKLKAIAQLREGVSKVVNDTGYVPVAGKYAVADMITGWGVAESVRHYYRVYGGDLNGKRVIVQGWGNVGAAAGYYLAQQGASIVGIIDRHGGALRPEGFSAEEVKGLFTDKAGNALRIQDMLPFDEVNARIWDIGAEVFLPCAASRLVTKDQVDRMAKAGLEVISSGANVPFADPQIFYGPIGEHADGLASVIPDFIANCGMARVFAYCMQPGNALSDKAIFEDVSNVIGKAIEDCQARNNQRKHLTRTAFEIALAKLN